Below is a window of Fimbriimonadaceae bacterium DNA.
CCAAAGCGCTCGCGCCAAAAGCGATACCAAAGTATCGATCGGCTCCGATGCTATCGACGCGTACCATTGCCGAAGCGGTGAGAAGCATCGTGCCAGCGGAGGGGAGCCCTGCGCCGAACAGATGTCCTGAAGAGTTGAAGGTCGAGCCTGTACCGGGGTTGCCAACGAGCATTACCGATTGAGGCGATGAGAACGAGACGTTGTTCGTCACTGTCGGAAGGTTCGATGACCCCGACCCAGCAACCCAACCGTCTTGTCCATTAAGGAGACCCGGGGCATATGTTGCCGGGTCAAAATTTGTTCCATAGTTCACTTGAGCGTTAGCCGCCACAGCACCTACAACAGCGAACGCCACCAAAAATGTGCGCTTCATAATCAATCACCAATCCACTCAAACCCGCCGATGTGCATTTGCACCTTTATTCAGCGTGTACTGAATATACAACGGATTGATATAAATTTGAATAATTTATACATTCTTCTAGCAAAATTATCAGCGGGGAAACTCGCTCTGATCCCACCATTGCGGCTGTGACCTTCACTCATCAGTCGGTTTGGCGCGGATTACTTTGGAGCTTTGAAGGTGAACTCGCTGCTGGGAATGGTGGCGTTGGGGCGAGGTTTGTAGACGGTAACGGCGTTTCCGGTAGACATGACGAGCTTTCGGATAAGCAGGGTGGATTTTTCGATCCATAGCGTCCCGCCTGCCACTCCGTTTTGTTTGAGCACAAAACACAGCTTGCCGTCGACCTTGGTTTCAGGCTCCATTGTCGCTCCACCAAAGAGCCGAGAGAGTTCGCTACGCTGGAACTGTGATGGCATCAGGAGGCTTGGAATCAGGGTTGGGGCTGTGCGTGTGCCGACGGTGATGGTGGACAAGCCAGCGGCGATGCCTCGCTCTTCCGATCCTCCAGACATCTCCATGTAGATCCACGATTTTGATCCGTCCGACCATACCGCGTTCGTGTCGTACTTCTTTCCGTTCTCGATTGCGCTTGCAGTGAACCGGAAAAGTTTGGGCCGCTGGAATCGTGTCTCGAATAGGGCTTCCTTTGCCATGAACCCACTGCCCGAGGACTCGAACGTGCCTTCGTCGGCATAACTGTTGAGCTTGCCGTACATTCCTTCGACGTCTTTGATGAGTTTCGCGGCCTCTGAATAGTCTCCAACTTCGGCGGACTCGGAAGATGCTTCGAGCGTCGGGCGTGACCCTTCCCGTTTGAAAACAACATTGCCGAGATCAGCGTTTTCGATGACGAGCTTTCCTTCGGCGATGGTCAAGCTCATTTCTGAGGGTTCGGTTTGAGCTGTCTTTTTGTAGCCGTCATCCATGGAGATTTGGGCGGTGCCTTTGAGAATGACTCTGTTTCCTTCTTGCCGAAACGTCCCTTTGACTTTACGGTCCATGTTTGCCATGGTCTTGGTTGATGCGTGCTCTTCAAAAGTGCCGTCTTTGTGGAAGGTGATGGTCCACTGGGTGGAAGTATCGCCTTCCTTGATGCCTGCGTTTTTGTCGGGCTCGGGGAACTGGGCAGTCCACTTACCAGTGAGTGACGACGCAGCCTTCGTTCCGCTACTGCATCCTGCGATGCAGAGCAGCAGGACAAAGCCAAATAGAGCCGCTTTCACTTTCATCTCTATGCATGATAGATGAAGTTTGCGGATTATGCGACGATAGAGCCGATTTCTAGGGTGTGGGCTAGGGCCAGTGTCTTGTGGATGATGAGTCCGTTATCAAGGTCGGGCTTATGGACGGGCCAGCGAGTTGCGCTACGGATGGCTTCCGGGGTGTGAGCATTGAAATATGCGAGTTCTTCTTCCACTGCTGGGCGAAATGTCCAGGGCATCGCGACGGCCTCGTCCACGCCAACGACTTTGAACTCCGATCTGAGCGTGTTCAAGAATCGGCGGACATTCTCAAGTGATTGTGTGTAGTTTTGCCTAGGCAGGGGGTCGGCAAGGGGCAGCGCTGGGGGTGTGCGTCCGCCCCAAAAAGCCTTGTCCCAGTAATCGGTGTGTCTGAACTTGGTGGGATGGCCGATGAATATGCCCACCCACGGTTGCTTGATTTCACTTAAGCTGCGCAGAAGTCGGTCGGATTCGGCATTCGCGCGGGCGTCGTCGCTCCAGTCGGTCTCCGAGATGCTCAGCGCTTGGGTCATCGCGATCACTCCATTGAGTCTGTGGACGGCGTGGTCGGGGACTCGGGTGAGGGCATAGACATAGGCAGGGATGTTCAGGCGCTTGAGGGCGTCTGTGATCTCCGGCGACCAAGTGTTTCCGGCTCCACCCCATACGCAAGGCAGGCGGCCGAATGCTTTTTGGAAGGCGTCTACGCCTGGCTTTTCAGCGTCGTAGGCGGCTTGGCATCCCTCCTCGAAGCTGAGGTCGGATAGCAGCTCCATCGTCGTCGGGTGAAAGGAGTGGGTGTTGGTATGAAGTCCAACCGTGTGAGGCTTGATGGCTTCTATAACGTCGGTGCGACCCTCTTCAATAAGCGCGCGGCACTTCTCGCCGGTGATGCAAAAGGAGCCGAGGATAGCGGCTTCGGTGAAGAGCTTCCCAAAGTCGATGGCGGCGTCGTTAGCCAGCGGATTGATCGGGTCCTCGACATCCATGAACACGGACACGGTCGTCATTGGAGATAGCTTATCAGAAGCGCGGGCTTTGGTGGCTTTGCACCCATTCGCAGCGGGACGTTTGCAGACTTTTTGTTCGGATGATTATTAGATGTCCGAGACATCCGAGTCGTTTGTGATGAGACCGTAATTCGCCTTGATAGCATTCAAAGTACTGCTTGCAATTTGGGGAAAAGTTCGTGGCTTTGACTGAACGATGGCCCTCCGCTATTCGAAACCAAGTTCGGAAGATGGTGGCTCCAGCGTTAACGGATAGCCTCACTTGAGCAAAGTTAAGCGCCGGTCACTCATCGCTGAGGCCGGCGCTGGTTGCTTGTGGTTTGGTGAGGAAGGCGCTGCTGGTTATAGGTAGAGATCGGATATCGCCAATCCAAAATCCAAAATCCAAAATCTAAAATCCTGGAACCTCCCCACCCTAGCCCTCCCCTCCATTTCCGGAAAAATGGAAGGGGAGGGAAAACGATGATCAGGCCTTTTTAGCGCGGCGCTTTCGGATCAGGGCGAGGGCGCCGATTCCGAGGACGGCCATGCTGGCGGGCTCGGGAACGGGGCTATTGACCGTCACGTTGTCGATCATGCCGCGTGGGGCGGTGTACTCGCCGTTCCAGGTGGCGTACAACTGGAGCGTATCGAAGGACGCGCCGCTGACCGACATCGTCGTCCAGGTTGCGTTATCGCGTCCACCGAGGTCCGAGATCGTGAACGAATCGCTGCTCACAACATTGCCGCCGAGTAGCGCATCCAGGTGATAAACCATCCCTCCCCAAGGACCGTTTTCGTAGAATGCGATGTCCAGACTTGCCGAATCGGCAGGAAAGGCCACGTCGATGAAGACGGAAGCCAGCGCGCCGATGGACAGGTTGCCACCCGGAACGAACGCGCTACCGAACGTCAGCACGTTGTTTGGGCTGCCGTATCCGGGAAAGTCGTTAAAGAAGAGCGTTGCATCTTCGATAATCAACTGATCGCCGAGGTCGCCCGGACCAAATGTGTTGCCATCGGGAAAGCCACCAGAGACGTTGTTGACGTCGCGGTAGGTGATTCCATCGGATGACCATGTGGTGCCGAGGAAGCCCTCTGACAGGCTCTCGAAGTTATGTGTGACTGCTTGGGAACTGCTCGCGGCTACGGTTAGCGCGACGACTCCCATAAGGGATAGTGTTTTCTTCATGTATCTCTCCATCTAAGATTCCGAGGCTTGCTTTTCGCTTCTTGGGGAGATTCGCCTCGGGAGAAATCTTCCGTTTTGGTTTTGCTTAAGACTGGGGTGGTGGGGGCAGTTCATGCCTGACCATCACCGACGCGGGCATCGGCGGGTATCGCATCCGCACGCGGTAGATATCGAATTCGTTGGGGTCCATTCCAATCTGGGCGAAGGCGTCGCAGAGGGCATCGGCGTAACTGGGGACGTCGGCGGTACGCACTCGTGAAAGCCCGCTTCCTAGGTGCTGCAGCTCTTCGGAGACGTCAAGCCGATCGC
It encodes the following:
- a CDS encoding PEP-CTERM sorting domain-containing protein, which codes for MKKTLSLMGVVALTVAASSSQAVTHNFESLSEGFLGTTWSSDGITYRDVNNVSGGFPDGNTFGPGDLGDQLIIEDATLFFNDFPGYGSPNNVLTFGSAFVPGGNLSIGALASVFIDVAFPADSASLDIAFYENGPWGGMVYHLDALLGGNVVSSDSFTISDLGGRDNATWTTMSVSGASFDTLQLYATWNGEYTAPRGMIDNVTVNSPVPEPASMAVLGIGALALIRKRRAKKA